Proteins found in one Acinetobacter sp. XH1741 genomic segment:
- a CDS encoding NADH:flavin oxidoreductase/NADH oxidase family protein yields the protein MTQPQLKTNLLNQPLTLPNGFSIPNRLAKASTSETLATYSNNPTEKHVRLYQRWAGSGIGMIISGNIMIDRRALGEAGNVVVEDERDFAILQKWAKSVTEHGSQLWAQLNHPGKQSTKGLNVRTISASAVPFGPEMQSLFATPDEATHAEIIDIIQRFGRSAAICKKAGFSGVEIHAAHGYLINQFLSPLHNLRNDEWGGTPEKRRRFLMEVYAEIRKQVGKEFPIAIKLNSADFQKGGFTEQDSLETIQALADAGIDLIEISGGTYESGVAKAPQKASTIAREAFFIDFAEKVRKLVKTPLMVTGGFRTVEGMNQALQSQACDVIGIARIMAIEPDVPKYLLAGKNGLQSVHPIKTGIKKVDSLGVMEVLWYTQQLKRIGKGREPKPHESGLWAFIKSILRSGWGMYATQRARAK from the coding sequence ATGACTCAACCGCAATTAAAAACCAATCTTTTGAATCAGCCATTAACGTTGCCAAATGGCTTTAGTATTCCAAACCGACTAGCGAAGGCTTCAACCAGTGAAACCTTAGCCACCTATTCAAATAATCCAACCGAAAAACATGTGCGGTTATATCAGCGTTGGGCTGGATCAGGCATTGGGATGATCATTAGTGGCAACATTATGATTGACCGACGTGCCTTGGGTGAGGCAGGTAATGTCGTTGTTGAAGATGAACGTGATTTTGCGATTTTACAAAAATGGGCAAAATCGGTGACCGAGCACGGTTCTCAGTTGTGGGCACAGTTAAATCATCCGGGCAAGCAGTCAACCAAAGGGTTAAATGTCCGTACTATTTCTGCATCGGCCGTGCCGTTTGGGCCAGAAATGCAATCTTTATTTGCAACGCCTGATGAAGCCACACATGCAGAGATTATTGACATTATTCAGCGTTTTGGCCGTAGTGCAGCAATCTGTAAAAAGGCAGGATTTAGTGGCGTTGAGATTCATGCTGCACATGGTTATCTGATTAATCAGTTCTTGTCGCCTTTACACAATTTAAGAAATGATGAGTGGGGCGGTACACCTGAAAAACGCCGTCGGTTTTTAATGGAAGTGTATGCAGAAATCCGCAAACAAGTCGGTAAAGAGTTTCCGATTGCGATTAAGCTTAACTCGGCAGACTTTCAAAAAGGCGGCTTTACTGAACAGGACTCCTTAGAAACCATTCAGGCTTTAGCAGATGCAGGCATTGACCTTATAGAAATATCAGGCGGTACTTATGAATCTGGTGTAGCCAAAGCGCCTCAAAAAGCATCGACTATTGCCCGTGAAGCTTTCTTTATTGATTTTGCCGAAAAAGTAAGAAAACTCGTAAAAACACCACTTATGGTTACAGGTGGTTTTCGGACTGTAGAAGGCATGAATCAAGCTTTGCAGTCTCAAGCATGTGATGTTATTGGGATTGCGAGAATTATGGCGATTGAACCTGATGTACCTAAATATCTGCTGGCAGGCAAAAACGGTCTTCAGTCGGTGCATCCAATTAAAACAGGCATTAAGAAGGTCGATAGTCTGGGTGTTATGGAAGTACTTTGGTACACCCAACAACTAAAACGTATAGGGAAAGGTCGGGAGCCAAAACCTCATGAAAGTGGTTTATGGGCATTTATTAAATCAATTTTACGCAGTGGTTGGGGAATGTATGCCACCCAACGGGCACGGGCAAAATAA
- a CDS encoding helix-turn-helix domain-containing protein yields the protein MSKNINLEVCPIARSLSVLGDAWSMLILRDAHAGFTRFDQFRKSLGIAPTMLTKRLSVLVEEGLLEKRQYSEHPPREEYVLTQAGIDFLPVLFVIGAWGRKYKPYEQPEKMVTFIDAEQGTEIKPVVIDQMTGAKIGTRPIRQK from the coding sequence ATGAGTAAAAATATCAATCTTGAAGTTTGCCCCATTGCCCGAAGCCTCTCAGTACTAGGCGATGCGTGGAGCATGCTGATATTACGTGATGCTCATGCGGGTTTCACTCGTTTTGATCAGTTCCGTAAAAGTTTAGGTATTGCGCCAACCATGCTGACTAAACGCTTGTCTGTTTTGGTAGAGGAAGGCTTACTCGAAAAAAGACAATATTCTGAACATCCACCGCGTGAAGAATATGTGCTAACTCAAGCTGGTATAGATTTTCTACCTGTTTTATTTGTGATTGGCGCATGGGGCAGAAAATATAAACCCTATGAACAACCTGAGAAAATGGTGACTTTCATTGATGCAGAACAAGGTACTGAAATTAAGCCTGTTGTGATTGATCAAATGACTGGCGCTAAAATTGGTACTCGCCCTATTCGCCAAAAATAA
- a CDS encoding helix-turn-helix domain-containing protein: MKGYVFAADCPSRKILLTLTSRWSILILVALRDQRLRFNELKKIIDGISEKMLAQTLKTLENEGFIIRQDYAEIPPRVDYQLTDFGREASERLFDLTTWLENNISNLLENQPSPETVQN, from the coding sequence ATGAAAGGATACGTTTTTGCAGCAGATTGTCCCTCTCGAAAAATTTTGTTAACGCTGACGAGTCGTTGGAGTATCTTGATTTTAGTTGCACTTCGAGATCAACGTCTGCGCTTTAATGAGTTAAAGAAAATAATTGATGGCATTAGCGAGAAGATGTTAGCACAAACCTTAAAAACACTTGAAAATGAAGGTTTTATTATTCGCCAAGATTATGCAGAAATACCACCTCGTGTAGATTATCAACTCACAGACTTCGGACGAGAAGCTTCCGAAAGACTTTTTGATTTAACAACTTGGCTTGAAAATAATATATCCAATTTATTAGAAAATCAGCCTAGTCCAGAAACAGTTCAAAATTAA
- a CDS encoding SDR family oxidoreductase: MRIAVTGASGQLGQFVISQLLERTEAKNIVALVRNPEKVSGLSSKGIEVRAFDYSHDGDKLSAQLSGIDKLLLISSSEVGQRTVQHQNVINAAKLANVKFIVYTSLLKADTSPLLLAQEHVETEQYLKTSNIAYTLLRNSWYNENYAMGLAQAVEQGKIFGATHHGKIASASRLDYATAAAVVLTQEGHEKKVYELAGDTSYTLDDVAKWASEISKKEVIYQDLSKEEYQALLIQVGLPEGFASVLADSDEGVSKNALYSDSKDLHQLIGRATTSMQETIKEFLS, encoded by the coding sequence ATGCGTATTGCAGTTACTGGGGCATCGGGTCAACTCGGCCAATTTGTTATTTCTCAATTACTCGAACGTACTGAGGCAAAAAATATTGTCGCATTAGTCCGCAATCCAGAAAAGGTATCAGGTTTAAGCTCAAAAGGAATCGAAGTTCGTGCTTTTGATTATAGTCATGACGGAGATAAACTTTCGGCTCAATTGTCAGGTATTGATAAGCTTTTATTAATCTCATCGAGTGAGGTTGGTCAACGTACAGTACAACACCAAAATGTGATTAATGCAGCAAAACTTGCAAACGTAAAATTTATTGTTTACACAAGCTTATTAAAAGCAGATACATCACCGCTTCTATTGGCACAAGAACATGTTGAGACCGAGCAATATTTAAAAACATCAAATATTGCCTATACATTATTACGTAATAGCTGGTACAACGAAAACTATGCAATGGGACTTGCACAAGCAGTAGAGCAAGGCAAAATTTTCGGGGCAACACATCATGGCAAAATTGCTTCTGCTTCACGCTTAGATTATGCAACTGCTGCCGCTGTGGTATTAACTCAAGAAGGGCATGAAAAGAAAGTTTATGAACTTGCTGGTGATACAAGTTATACCCTTGATGACGTAGCAAAATGGGCAAGTGAAATCAGTAAAAAAGAAGTAATTTACCAAGATTTATCAAAAGAGGAATATCAAGCACTCTTGATACAAGTGGGTTTACCAGAAGGCTTTGCAAGTGTCTTGGCAGATTCAGATGAAGGCGTATCTAAAAACGCTTTATATAGTGATAGTAAAGACTTGCACCAGTTAATTGGTCGTGCCACTACAAGTATGCAAGAAACGATTAAAGAATTTTTATCTTAA
- a CDS encoding LysR substrate-binding domain-containing protein, translating to MNLTNSIDIRTLRFFISVYNAQNFSVVARKEDVSASMISRTIQQLEDALGQQLFYRNTRAITPTESGKLFFEYAKRITEQFDEAQKALQDKTIEPSGLVRINAPVFFGQRHIAPWLAGLSERYPRLLIELIQTDEFIDPLRDSTDLIFRIGTLTDSSFHARIFGTQKYHLAASPSYIAKYGALDHPKQLNDHKCLVYKGFEGPNRWLVRKPNEEWIHYPIVPLLASNNAESLMMAALNGMGIVLFPDWLIGEALKDGKLIKLLPQYEASIKSQPQHIAAIYPNVRHPPLNIRVIIDYFAEVYGETPYWQD from the coding sequence ATGAATTTAACCAATTCGATTGATATTCGTACCCTTCGCTTTTTTATCAGTGTATATAATGCTCAAAATTTCTCTGTGGTGGCGAGAAAAGAAGATGTGTCGGCATCGATGATTTCTCGAACCATTCAACAGTTAGAAGATGCGTTGGGGCAGCAACTTTTCTATCGAAATACGCGAGCAATCACACCGACCGAATCGGGTAAATTATTTTTTGAATATGCCAAAAGAATTACCGAGCAATTTGATGAAGCCCAAAAGGCATTGCAAGATAAAACCATAGAACCCTCTGGACTGGTCAGAATTAATGCACCTGTATTTTTTGGTCAACGGCATATTGCGCCTTGGTTAGCGGGTTTATCAGAACGTTATCCACGGCTTTTAATAGAACTCATTCAGACAGACGAATTTATAGACCCTCTTCGGGATAGTACAGATTTAATTTTTCGTATTGGAACCCTGACAGACTCGTCATTTCATGCACGTATTTTCGGTACACAAAAATATCATTTGGCGGCCTCGCCTAGCTACATTGCTAAATACGGCGCGCTTGATCATCCCAAACAACTCAATGACCATAAATGTTTAGTCTATAAAGGCTTTGAAGGCCCTAACCGTTGGTTAGTGAGAAAACCCAATGAGGAATGGATACATTATCCAATTGTGCCCTTACTTGCTTCAAATAATGCGGAAAGCTTAATGATGGCTGCACTCAATGGGATGGGCATTGTTTTATTTCCAGACTGGTTAATTGGTGAGGCTTTAAAGGATGGCAAATTAATCAAACTTTTGCCGCAATATGAAGCCTCTATAAAATCGCAGCCTCAGCACATCGCCGCAATTTATCCAAATGTGCGTCATCCGCCTTTAAATATTCGGGTAATTATTGATTATTTTGCTGAAGTCTACGGTGAAACACCTTATTGGCAGGATTAA
- a CDS encoding DMT family transporter, giving the protein MQILLLFLTILGGMGLSVEAGLLGPLGTEVGELWATFSIFGVGAALTFLLMLFFSPRNSPSFFTLPAWQLLGGVIGPIYVIILTITAPIIGIAMTMIGILAGQVFKSLIIDHYGLLGTPHRKVDRKRVLALVFIVVALSLVAKA; this is encoded by the coding sequence ATGCAAATTCTATTACTGTTCCTGACCATTTTGGGTGGAATGGGGCTCTCAGTAGAGGCAGGGCTTTTAGGGCCATTAGGTACAGAAGTTGGGGAGTTGTGGGCCACTTTTAGTATTTTTGGTGTCGGGGCAGCTCTTACTTTTTTATTAATGCTGTTTTTTAGCCCACGGAACAGCCCTTCATTTTTTACCCTTCCAGCTTGGCAGTTATTGGGAGGTGTTATTGGCCCAATCTACGTCATTATTCTCACCATTACCGCACCGATTATTGGCATTGCCATGACCATGATTGGGATTTTGGCGGGTCAAGTTTTTAAGAGCCTTATTATTGATCACTATGGACTACTCGGAACTCCGCATAGAAAAGTAGATCGTAAACGTGTGCTTGCGCTTGTTTTTATTGTGGTTGCACTTTCATTAGTTGCAAAAGCATAA
- a CDS encoding DMT family transporter, which produces MTIFMILLAVIGGALLSVQAAINGQLGSKVGVFRSAFLTFSVGALITALLIFYFEPKQTLTLLDVPKWQLLGAMCGVPYIVIMVLAVQRIGAAVATVAVIFGQLLMSMLIDNFGWFGNEILPFSTYRLGALICLAIALYFIYSSSKTTQIET; this is translated from the coding sequence ATGACAATATTCATGATTTTATTGGCTGTCATCGGCGGCGCTCTTTTAAGTGTTCAAGCCGCAATTAATGGTCAGCTTGGCAGTAAAGTAGGCGTATTTCGTAGTGCATTTTTGACGTTTTCGGTCGGTGCTTTAATTACGGCATTGCTTATTTTTTATTTTGAACCCAAACAAACATTAACACTGCTAGATGTCCCTAAATGGCAACTGCTTGGCGCAATGTGTGGTGTTCCCTATATTGTGATTATGGTCTTAGCGGTACAAAGAATAGGAGCGGCAGTTGCTACGGTTGCGGTGATTTTTGGGCAACTTTTAATGAGTATGTTAATTGATAATTTTGGATGGTTTGGCAATGAAATTTTACCCTTTTCAACGTATCGATTAGGCGCACTCATCTGTTTAGCAATTGCCCTTTATTTTATCTATTCGAGTAGTAAAACGACTCAAATTGAAACCTAA
- a CDS encoding amidohydrolase — protein MDCLLNKYFEGTVKGFYKLVFATPLIIATQASFADWIKDSASKNESKIIQIRHHIHENPELGNMEFNTSKLVQSELKSYGIEVRKGFAKTGVIGILKGNLPGPVMALRADMDALPIEEKTNLTYASKVKAQYQGELQPVMHACGHDAHTAMLLGAAKILAENKNKLAGTVVFVFQPSEEGAADLAGFSQGDQIGSRKMIADGGFKNPKPEVMFGIHVVSGIPSGSIFYKDAAMLNSADEFRIKLTGQQVHASMPWAGRDPIVASAAIINNIQTMVSRRSDLTKGMAVVTVGHISGGTAANIIPKEVDMEGTIRTNSEDIRQNILKQLPDMITHTALANNVKADIELSPYAPVTYNNKMLTQLILPTLENTVGKSHLHRMDTNASASDDFAHYGKLMPALYISLGATPKDQDMSKAAPNHSPEFIVDDTTLKTGVETHVRFVMDYPAIANQVQSAWKNGDR, from the coding sequence ATGGATTGTTTATTAAATAAATATTTTGAAGGAACGGTGAAAGGATTTTATAAACTGGTGTTTGCTACGCCCTTAATTATTGCTACTCAAGCAAGTTTTGCCGATTGGATTAAAGATTCGGCTTCTAAAAATGAATCAAAAATTATTCAAATTCGCCATCATATTCATGAAAATCCTGAGCTTGGCAACATGGAGTTTAATACTTCAAAATTAGTGCAAAGTGAATTGAAGTCTTATGGCATTGAAGTCCGAAAAGGATTTGCCAAAACAGGCGTGATTGGCATTTTAAAAGGTAATCTCCCTGGCCCCGTCATGGCTTTAAGAGCGGATATGGATGCTCTACCTATAGAAGAAAAAACAAATTTAACTTATGCAAGTAAAGTAAAAGCACAATATCAAGGAGAGCTACAACCTGTCATGCATGCATGTGGTCATGATGCACATACAGCCATGCTACTAGGTGCAGCAAAAATATTGGCAGAAAATAAAAATAAACTTGCAGGTACGGTCGTTTTTGTTTTCCAACCTTCTGAAGAAGGAGCCGCTGATTTGGCAGGGTTTAGTCAGGGTGACCAAATTGGTTCAAGAAAGATGATTGCAGATGGTGGTTTCAAAAATCCAAAGCCTGAAGTTATGTTTGGTATTCATGTCGTTTCAGGTATTCCAAGTGGCAGTATTTTCTATAAAGATGCAGCTATGCTCAATAGTGCCGATGAATTTCGGATTAAACTGACTGGCCAACAAGTACATGCTTCTATGCCATGGGCTGGTCGAGATCCGATTGTTGCTTCTGCTGCTATCATAAACAATATTCAAACCATGGTGAGTCGCCGCTCTGATCTGACTAAAGGCATGGCCGTGGTGACAGTAGGTCATATTTCTGGTGGAACTGCTGCCAACATTATTCCCAAAGAAGTTGATATGGAAGGAACGATTCGTACCAATAGCGAAGACATCCGTCAAAATATTCTTAAGCAATTACCTGACATGATCACTCATACTGCGCTGGCAAATAATGTTAAAGCAGACATTGAACTTTCGCCCTATGCGCCTGTCACTTATAACAATAAGATGCTCACTCAATTAATTTTACCTACTTTAGAAAATACAGTAGGTAAAAGTCATTTGCATCGAATGGACACCAATGCCAGTGCAAGTGATGACTTTGCACATTATGGCAAGCTTATGCCCGCTCTTTATATCTCACTCGGTGCAACCCCTAAAGACCAAGACATGAGTAAAGCTGCTCCAAACCATAGTCCAGAATTTATTGTAGATGATACGACCTTAAAAACAGGTGTTGAGACTCATGTACGTTTCGTTATGGACTATCCCGCGATTGCCAATCAGGTGCAGTCCGCTTGGAAAAATGGCGATAGATAA
- a CDS encoding IS3 family transposase (programmed frameshift) translates to MARRPRRNHSNDFKAKVALAAIKAEKTLAELSAEFDVHQNQIIDWKNQLISASSQAFDQSKAPTEPPIDLKKLHAKIGEQALEIGFFRRCVEETGPLQPQKLIDDSLQISVSKQAQLLKVSRGCYYYRPKPVSASDLKLMRCMDELHMQYPFAGSRMMRDLLNRQGHHIGRRHTRTLMKKMGINALYCKPNLSQANQAHRKYPYLLKGLAIQRSNQVWSTDITYIPMAKGFVYLCAVIDWHSRKVLAHRVSISMEVTFCIETLNEAIEKYGRPEIFNTDQGSQFTSDAFIDVLKSNDIQISMDGKGRWVDNVMVERLWRSVKYEEVYLKAYSNVLDAKKQLNAYFEFYNLKRPHSSLDKMTPDEFYYDQLPQQNKVA, encoded by the exons ATGGCACGTAGACCAAGAAGAAATCATTCAAATGATTTTAAAGCTAAGGTAGCACTTGCTGCGATTAAAGCAGAAAAAACACTTGCTGAATTGAGTGCTGAATTTGATGTTCATCAAAACCAAATTATCGACTGGAAAAATCAACTGATTTCAGCTTCCTCGCAAGCTTTCGATCAATCAAAAGCTCCAACAGAACCACCCATCGATCTAAAAAAACTACATGCAAAAATCGGTGAGCAGGCATTAGAAATTG GATTTTTTAGAAGGTGTGTTGAAGAAACTGGGCCGCTTCAACCACAAAAGTTAATCGATGACTCACTTCAGATTTCAGTATCTAAGCAAGCTCAGCTGCTGAAAGTCTCCCGTGGTTGTTATTACTATCGCCCAAAACCTGTGAGTGCATCAGATCTGAAGCTGATGCGGTGTATGGATGAGTTACATATGCAATACCCTTTTGCAGGTAGCCGTATGATGCGTGATTTGTTGAATCGTCAAGGACATCATATAGGACGACGTCATACACGTACTTTAATGAAGAAAATGGGCATTAATGCGTTATATTGCAAACCAAATTTAAGCCAGGCTAATCAAGCTCACCGCAAATATCCATATCTGCTCAAAGGATTGGCTATTCAGCGCAGTAATCAAGTGTGGTCTACGGATATAACGTATATCCCTATGGCAAAAGGCTTTGTTTATTTATGTGCTGTGATTGATTGGCATAGCCGCAAGGTACTTGCGCATAGAGTATCGATTAGTATGGAGGTTACATTTTGCATAGAAACATTAAATGAAGCTATTGAAAAATATGGTCGACCTGAAATATTTAATACAGACCAAGGCAGTCAGTTTACCAGTGATGCATTTATTGATGTATTGAAATCAAATGACATCCAAATCAGCATGGATGGTAAAGGTCGATGGGTTGATAATGTGATGGTTGAACGATTATGGCGGAGCGTTAAATATGAAGAGGTGTATCTCAAAGCCTACAGCAATGTTTTGGATGCGAAGAAGCAATTAAACGCATATTTTGAATTTTATAATTTGAAACGACCTCATTCGAGTCTGGACAAAATGACTCCAGATGAGTTTTACTATGACCAGCTACCACAACAAAATAAGGTAGCTTAA
- a CDS encoding TetR/AcrR family transcriptional regulator: protein MSNLENSSKKLHVVQTAIRLFTTYGFHTAGVDLIAKEAKITKGTLYKYYHSKEHLIEMCIVFQKSLLREEVLAIIYSSRYRTSKDKIKEIIVLHTNLNSLYNLLLKAIFEIKLIHPKAYSMAVEYRKWLRHEIFDLIFSGEIREPKFDANMMVNLIDGLLLQALSSNSLDERDVVVERLM from the coding sequence ATGTCAAATTTAGAAAACTCTTCCAAAAAACTACATGTAGTTCAAACTGCCATACGCCTGTTTACCACTTATGGATTTCACACAGCAGGGGTCGACCTCATTGCCAAAGAAGCCAAAATCACCAAAGGCACGCTTTACAAGTATTATCACTCCAAAGAACACCTGATCGAAATGTGCATTGTTTTTCAAAAAAGCCTGCTGAGAGAAGAAGTGCTTGCCATTATTTACTCAAGCCGTTACCGCACTTCAAAAGACAAAATTAAAGAGATTATTGTTTTACATACCAATTTAAACAGCTTGTACAACCTTTTACTTAAAGCCATTTTTGAAATAAAACTAATTCATCCGAAAGCTTACAGCATGGCGGTTGAATACAGAAAGTGGCTGCGCCATGAAATTTTTGACCTGATTTTTAGCGGAGAAATCCGCGAGCCAAAATTTGATGCCAATATGATGGTCAACCTTATAGACGGTTTGCTGCTACAGGCTTTAAGCTCAAACAGTTTGGATGAACGGGATGTGGTGGTGGAGAGGTTGATGTAG
- a CDS encoding AAA family ATPase: protein MKTLEIKKFLILNSIAVEYTDLLVIIGPQAQGKSLISKLLYFFEGLEKELFSNIISNSTKLDLQKKLRDKFLQIFNMENLQNHEIDITFKCDNYSCNIQKLQSSSKIIIDFDDAFYNKLKLLKTSFKKCKVIKDNFDFPSFYEILGEEFHDRINFPDLIENFAKYFVTKKKKDKKIYDIDTIKTKLTKAIEFDKLYMGQAKSIYVPAGRSFFANLQKSIFNFLTNNLPIDYFLKEFGARYERMKFGCSESEHEFFYSELGKENFEAASLSILGGSYVRLKERDYIKSKSGALVNLEYASSGQQEALPLLLSIVCTSKNTTLVIEEPEAHLFPSAQADVVKLIGKTYNLTEEASNFIITTHSPYILMSINNAVQAYIAKTSNFNIQSNSAKEWINAAINPKNISAYILTNGKIKSIVDEETGLINAYEIDQISSKLSNDFEELLGLGDSM, encoded by the coding sequence ATGAAAACTCTAGAAATTAAAAAATTCTTAATACTAAACTCTATTGCTGTTGAATATACAGATTTGTTAGTAATTATTGGTCCTCAAGCACAGGGGAAAAGCTTAATTTCTAAACTTTTATATTTTTTTGAAGGATTAGAAAAAGAATTATTTTCAAATATTATATCAAATTCAACTAAACTTGACTTACAAAAGAAACTTCGAGATAAATTCTTGCAAATTTTTAATATGGAAAATTTGCAAAATCATGAAATAGATATTACTTTTAAATGTGATAATTATTCTTGTAATATACAAAAATTACAATCTAGTTCAAAAATTATTATAGATTTTGATGATGCATTTTATAATAAATTAAAACTATTAAAAACATCTTTTAAGAAATGCAAAGTGATTAAAGATAATTTTGACTTTCCAAGTTTTTATGAAATTTTAGGTGAAGAATTTCATGATCGAATTAATTTTCCAGATTTAATAGAAAATTTTGCTAAGTACTTTGTTACAAAGAAAAAGAAAGATAAAAAGATTTATGATATCGATACTATAAAAACAAAATTAACAAAAGCTATTGAGTTCGATAAACTATATATGGGGCAAGCTAAATCAATCTATGTACCAGCTGGTCGTTCTTTTTTTGCGAATTTGCAAAAATCTATTTTTAATTTTTTAACAAATAATTTACCTATTGATTATTTTCTTAAAGAATTTGGTGCTCGTTATGAAAGAATGAAGTTTGGTTGCTCTGAATCAGAACATGAATTTTTTTATTCAGAACTTGGAAAAGAAAATTTTGAAGCAGCTAGTTTATCTATTTTGGGTGGAAGTTATGTGCGATTAAAGGAAAGAGATTATATAAAATCTAAGAGTGGTGCTTTAGTAAATTTAGAATATGCCTCTTCAGGGCAGCAGGAAGCTTTACCCCTACTATTATCAATTGTTTGTACCTCGAAAAATACTACTTTGGTAATTGAGGAACCGGAAGCACATTTATTTCCGTCTGCTCAAGCTGATGTTGTTAAGCTAATTGGCAAAACATACAATTTAACTGAGGAGGCATCAAACTTTATTATTACAACGCATAGCCCCTATATTCTTATGAGTATAAATAACGCGGTCCAAGCATATATTGCAAAGACTAGTAATTTTAATATTCAAAGTAATTCTGCTAAAGAATGGATAAATGCAGCTATTAATCCAAAAAATATATCTGCTTATATTTTAACGAATGGTAAAATTAAATCTATTGTAGATGAAGAAACGGGGTTAATAAATGCTTATGAAATTGATCAAATTTCATCAAAACTAAGTAATGATTTTGAAGAGCTTTTAGGGCTTGGGGATTCAATGTGA
- a CDS encoding PAAR domain-containing protein, producing the protein MKPAIVIGNVTDHGGVVSVGDNSYLIDGKAAHLEGMTHFCPKCKVTVTALSSSPLVVINGRAIIVAGDKASCGATFLPSQSLWVRDQGSSSGSGNSKTNDSFVQNTEKENSVIFQFNDPKTGKPLPDFPYELTLPTGEKIQGKTNKTGKTELAVTGVKPEQVKIETLDLSEPMPPLE; encoded by the coding sequence TTGAAACCAGCTATTGTTATTGGAAATGTTACCGACCACGGTGGAGTCGTTAGTGTTGGTGATAATTCTTATCTTATTGATGGTAAAGCAGCTCATCTGGAAGGAATGACTCACTTCTGTCCCAAGTGCAAAGTTACGGTTACTGCTCTCTCAAGCAGTCCGCTTGTAGTTATTAATGGTCGGGCAATAATTGTTGCAGGTGATAAAGCCAGCTGTGGCGCAACTTTCTTACCAAGTCAAAGTTTATGGGTACGTGATCAGGGCAGTTCCAGTGGCTCTGGAAACTCTAAAACAAACGATAGTTTTGTTCAAAATACAGAAAAAGAAAACAGTGTAATTTTTCAGTTTAATGACCCTAAAACTGGTAAACCATTACCCGATTTTCCATACGAATTGACCCTTCCAACTGGTGAAAAAATTCAAGGTAAAACGAATAAAACTGGAAAGACTGAACTTGCAGTTACTGGCGTTAAACCTGAACAAGTCAAAATTGAAACCTTAGATCTTTCAGAACCAATGCCACCTCTGGAGTAA